In a single window of the Balaenoptera acutorostrata chromosome 3, mBalAcu1.1, whole genome shotgun sequence genome:
- the GCNT3 gene encoding beta-1,3-galactosyl-O-glycosyl-glycoprotein beta-1,6-N-acetylglucosaminyltransferase 3, producing the protein MKMIKWRKKLCGGHHLWALGCYMLLAIVALKLSLRLKCDIDSLDLESRDFRSQRCRDILYKSLKLPAKRSINCSGITRGDQEAVVKALLDNLEVKKKREPFTDTDYLNMTRDCEQFKSQRKFIQFPLSREELDFPIAYSVVVHEKIENFERLLRAVYAPQNIYCVHVDEKSPETFKEAVKAIISCFPNVFMASKLVRVVYASWSRVQADLNCMEDLLRSSVPWKYLLNTCGTDFPIKTNAEMVLALKMLNGKNSMESEIPTEYKKSRWKYHYEVTDTLHLTSKMKDPPPDNLPVFTGNAYFVASRAFVQHVLENPKSQRLIEWAKDTYSPDEHLWATLQRAPWMPGSVPYHPKFHISDMTAIARLVKWQLHEGDIGMGAPYAPCSGIHQRAICIYGAGDLHWILQNHHLLANKFDPKVDDNVLQCLEEYLRYKAIYGTEL; encoded by the coding sequence ATGAAGATGATTAAGTGGAGGAAGAAACTCTGCGGGGGGCATCACCTGTGGGCCCTGGGCTGCTATATGCTGCTGGCCATCGTTGCTCTGAAACTTTCTCTCAGGTTAAAATGTGACATAGATTCCCTGGATCTGGAATCCAGGGACTTCCGAAGCCAGCGCTGTAGGGACATCTTGTACAAGTCCCTGAAGCTGCCAGCAAAGAGATCCATCAACTGTTCTGGGATCACCCGAGGGGACCAGGAAGCAGTGGTCAAGGCTCTCCTGGACAATCTGGAAGTCAAGAAGAAGCGGGAGCCTTTCACAGACACCGATTACCTCAACATGACCAGAGACTGTGAGCAGTTTAAATCCCAGAGGAAGTTCATCCAGTTCCCACTGAGCAGAGAAGAGTTAGACTTCCCCATCGCCTACTCTGTGGTGGTCCATGAGAAGATTGAAAACTTCGAACGGCTGCTGCGAGCTGTGTATGCCCCTCAGAACATATACTGCGTCCATGTGGATGAGAAGTCCCCAGAAACTTTCAAAGAGGCAGTCAAGGCCATCATTTCCTGCTTCCCAAATGTCTTCATGGCCAGTAAGTTGGTCCGGGTGGTTTACGCCTCCTGGTCCAGGGTGCAGGCTGACCTGAACTGTATGGAAGACTTGCTCCGGAGCTCAGTGCCATGGAAATACTTACTGAATACGTGTGGGACAGATTTTCCTATAAAGACCAATGCTGAGATGGTCCTGGCCCTCAAGATGTTGAATgggaagaacagtatggagtccGAGATACCTACTGAGTACAAAAAGTCTCGCTGGAAATACCACTATGAGGTGACAGACACATTGCACCTAACCAGCAAGATGAAGGACCCTCCCCCTGATAACTTACCTGTGTTCACGGGGAATGCCTATTTTGTGGCTTCTCGAGCCTTTGTCCAACATGTCTTAGAGAACCCCAAATCCCAAAGACTGATCGAATGGGCAAAAGACACCTATAGCCCGGATGAACACCTCTGGGCCACCCTTCAGCGTGCACCGTGGATGCCTGGCTCTGTCCCCTACCACCCCAAGTTTCACATCTCAGACATGACCGCCATTGCCAGGCTGGTCAAATGGCAGCTCCATGAGGGAGACATCGGTATGGGGGCACCTTATGCACCTTGCTCTGGAATCCACCAGCGGGCTATCTGCATTTATGGGGCTGGGGACCTGCACTGGATTCTTCAGAATCATCACCTCTTGGCGAACAAGTTTGACCCAAAGGTGGACGATAACGTTCTGCAGTGCTTAGAAGAGTATTTACGTTATAAGGCCATCTATGGGACTGAACTCTGA